One part of the Glycine max cultivar Williams 82 chromosome 14, Glycine_max_v4.0, whole genome shotgun sequence genome encodes these proteins:
- the LOC106795868 gene encoding protein MAINTENANCE OF MERISTEMS-like, with amino-acid sequence MSDGFCDTHLQIMVKTRGLGRALGQVTSRGVGRGDHDDSDDAPQRRRPIASPRRQRVAVTADHVDEPVIPVPDVQDDPMEAPAVVEDIPTDIPPDTGAEATEDEHQGFSGGPGDPSVLTLYPLMGGRSVPAIEGLIAGTGLSSLIACSVDTGDRGLLSVFVERWHRETSNFHLPVGELTIMLDDVSSLLHLPVIGDLHAFQPLHVDDAVQMLVDLLMVSTESTRAETAQCHGPYVRLQWVRDIYERRCQTGHWTTAAHAYLLHLLGCTLFANKSATNVHVVYLEALRDLSMIERYAWGVAALVHMYDQLNNASMSHSRQLGGYITLLQCWIYKHFPSVAESTADQDYDEASPRACRWIATKKTMKRICTSSFRERLDQLQIPDGPIAIYYRPERVVRQFGYTQTIPAPPVDSWVSYDDIHDRWMHYEDHIEPAGEVSVVPGACSSDYMDWFFRISHPFMTPGHALDPLPHGHAPQLRVVPQAPQTDIPHVPESGASSTSAEKPRHAVEVCDDIAERLERHLSLGVATPDSSTHEVIEECLRLARSVAQDHLVYVRCRRRRRTDQA; translated from the exons atgagtgATGGATTTTGCGATactcatttgcagatcatggttaagACTAGAGGATTAGGCCGTGCCTTAGGTCAGGTCACTAGTAGAGGTGTGGGCAGAGGAGATCATGATGATTCCGATGATGCTCCGCAGCGTCGACGACCTATTGCATCCCCACGGAGGCAACGAGTCGCTGTGACTGCGGATCACGTTGATGAGCCAGTCATCCCTGTGCCAGATGTTCAGGATGACCCGATGGAGGCACCAGCTGTTGTAGAGGACATTCCTACGGACATTCCTCCGGACACAGGCGCAGAGGCTACTGAGGATGAGCATCAGGGATTTTCAGGTGGTCCGGGCGACCCATCCGTGTTGACCCT CTATCCTCTCATGGGAGGAAGGTCTGTCCCTGCTATTGAGGGACTTATTGCTGGTACAGGACTAAGTTCTCTGATCGCGTGTTCGGTAGACACCGGTGATCGGGGACTTTTGTCCGTGTTTGTGGAGCGGTGGCACCGGGAGACGTCTAATTTCCATCTCCCGGTGGGAGAGCTCACCATCATGCTAGATGACGTCTCCTCGCTTCTCCATCTGCCCGTGATTGGAGATTTACACGCCTTTCAGCCCTTGCACGTGGACGATGCGGTTCAGATGCTGGTCGACTTGTTGATGGTCTCTACAGAGTCTACCAGGGCTGAGACAGCCCAGTGTCATGGACCATACGTACGGCTGCAATGGGTACGTGATATATATGAGCGCCGATGCCAGACAGGTCATTGGACAACTGCGGCTCACGCATATCTTCTCCATCTTCTGGGTTGCACtctgtttgctaacaagagtgcaaccaatgTGCATGTTGTCTACTTGGAGGCCCTTCGTGACCTCAGTATGATAGAGAGGTACGCCTGGGGAGTGGCTGCTCTGGTTCATATGTACGACCAGCTGAACAATGCATCTATGAGCCACAGTCGACAGCTTGGCGGTTACATCACACTGTTGCAg TGCTGGATTTACAAGCACTTTCCCTCGGTCGCGGAGTCCACCGCTGATCAGGACTACGACGAGGCTTCCCCGCGTGCGTGCAGGTGGATTGCGACGAAGAAGACCATGAAGAGAATTTGCACGTCGTCGTTCAGGGAGCGCCTGGACCAACTCCAGATTCCAGAT GGGCCTATTGCTATTTATTACCGACCGGAGAGGGTCGTGCGGCAGTTTGGCTACACGCAGACCATTCCTGCTCCTCCTGTCGATTCATGGGTCTCGTATGACGATATACATgacaggtggatgcactacGAGGATCATATCGAACCAGCAGGTGAGGTGTCCGTTGTGCCAGGGGCGTGTTCCAGTGACTACATGGACTGGTTCTTCCGCATCTCCcatcctttcatgacaccaGGCCACGCATTAGATCCTCTGCCTCATGGTCACGCCCCGCAACTCCGAGTTGTCCCTCAAGCCCCGCAAACGGATATCCCTCACGTGCCAGAGTCAGGAGCATCGTCCACATCTGCGGAGAAGcctagacatgcagtg GAAGTTTGTGATGACATTGCTGAGAGGTTGGAGCGTCATCTGAGTCTAGGGGTGGCCACGCCTGACTCATCGACACATGAGGTGATCGAAGAATGCCTCAGATTGGCCAGGAGTGTAGCACAGGACCATCTAGTATACGTTAGGTGTAGACGCAGGCGGCGCACTGATCAAGCGTAG